Proteins from a genomic interval of Mycobacteriales bacterium:
- the rlmN gene encoding 23S rRNA (adenine(2503)-C(2))-methyltransferase RlmN has translation MPTRAARPPRHLADLTPEQRRAAVTVLGAPAYRADQLARHYFSRLGDDPDAMTDIPAAERGPLAAAMLPDLLTAVRHLSSDRGATRKTLWRGLDGTLIESVVMRYPERVTVCVSSQAGCGMGCPFCATGQAGLTRNLSTAEIVEQVVAAARALGRGELAGAPARVSNVVFMGMGEPLANYRAVLAAVRRLTDPRPHGLGLGQRSITVSTVGLVPAIRRLSSEGLQITLAVSLHAPDDELRNTLVPVNTRWPVADVIAAAVDYAAVTGRRFSVEYALIRDINDQGWRADLLGELLAGRLAHVNLIPLNPTPGSAWTASRPAAQREFVRRLEGHGIATTVRDTRGRDIDGACGQLAAASG, from the coding sequence ATGCCCACCCGCGCCGCGCGACCGCCCCGCCATCTCGCCGACCTCACCCCTGAGCAGCGGCGGGCCGCGGTGACGGTTCTCGGCGCCCCGGCCTACCGGGCGGATCAGCTTGCCCGGCACTACTTCTCCCGCCTCGGCGATGACCCGGACGCGATGACCGACATCCCGGCCGCCGAGCGGGGTCCGCTGGCGGCGGCCATGCTGCCCGACCTGTTGACCGCCGTGCGCCACCTGTCCAGCGACCGCGGGGCCACCCGCAAGACGCTGTGGCGGGGCCTGGACGGGACGCTGATCGAATCGGTGGTCATGCGTTACCCGGAGCGGGTGACCGTTTGCGTGTCTAGCCAGGCCGGCTGCGGGATGGGCTGCCCGTTCTGCGCTACCGGGCAGGCGGGGCTCACCCGCAACCTCAGCACCGCCGAAATCGTCGAGCAGGTGGTCGCGGCGGCCCGTGCTCTCGGCCGTGGCGAGCTCGCCGGCGCCCCGGCCCGGGTGAGCAACGTCGTCTTCATGGGGATGGGGGAGCCGCTGGCCAACTACCGGGCGGTCCTCGCGGCCGTCCGCCGGCTCACCGATCCGCGCCCGCACGGCCTCGGCCTCGGGCAGCGCTCGATCACGGTGAGCACGGTAGGGCTGGTCCCCGCGATCCGCCGGCTGAGCTCGGAGGGGTTGCAGATCACGCTCGCAGTCTCGTTGCACGCGCCGGACGATGAGCTGCGGAACACCCTGGTACCGGTGAACACCCGGTGGCCCGTCGCCGACGTGATCGCCGCAGCCGTCGACTACGCCGCGGTCACCGGGCGACGGTTCTCCGTCGAGTACGCCTTGATCCGCGACATCAACGACCAGGGCTGGCGTGCCGACCTGCTCGGCGAATTGCTCGCCGGCCGGCTGGCCCATGTCAATCTCATCCCGCTCAATCCGACGCCCGGTAGCGCGTGGACGGCGTCCCGACCGGCTGCGCAGCGCGAGTTCGTCCGAAGGCTGGAGGGCCACGGCATCGCGACAACGGTCCGGGACACCAGGGGCCGCGATATCGACGGGGCCTGCGGGCAGCTGGCTGCCGCGAGCGGCTGA
- the frr gene encoding ribosome recycling factor produces the protein MIDETLLEAEAKMEKAVHVLREDLSTLRTGRASPQMFQKLVADYYGAPTPIHQLASFHVPEPRMAVISPYDKGSTGAIEKAIRDSDLGVNPTNDGNLIRVVFPQLTEERRKELIKVARHKAEEGRIAIRNIRRHAKDTLDRLVKDGEAGEDDVRRAEKELEDLTHGYVAQVEDVLRHKETELLEV, from the coding sequence GTGATCGACGAGACTCTGCTCGAGGCCGAAGCGAAGATGGAGAAGGCGGTGCACGTCCTCCGCGAGGACCTTTCCACGCTCCGCACCGGGCGGGCGTCGCCGCAGATGTTCCAGAAGCTCGTCGCCGACTACTACGGGGCCCCCACGCCGATCCATCAGCTGGCCTCATTTCACGTGCCGGAGCCGCGGATGGCCGTGATCAGCCCCTATGACAAGGGATCGACCGGGGCGATCGAGAAGGCCATCCGGGACAGCGACCTCGGCGTGAATCCCACGAATGACGGAAACCTGATCCGGGTCGTGTTCCCGCAGCTCACGGAGGAGCGACGCAAAGAGCTGATCAAGGTTGCCCGGCACAAGGCGGAAGAGGGCCGGATCGCGATCCGCAACATCCGCCGACACGCCAAAGACACCCTCGACCGGCTGGTCAAGGATGGCGAGGCCGGCGAGGACGACGTTCGGCGGGCGGAGAAGGAGCTGGAGGACCTCACCCACGGCTATGTGGCCCAGGTCGAGGACGTTCTCCGGCACAAGGAAACCGAGCTGCTCGAAGTCTGA
- the ispG gene encoding flavodoxin-dependent (E)-4-hydroxy-3-methylbut-2-enyl-diphosphate synthase has product MTSIPLGMPPIPPPPLAPRRESRQIHVGRVPVGGGAPVSVQSMTTTKTADVDATLQQIAELTAAGCEIVRVAVPDTDDAEALGEIAKHSQIPVIADIHFQPRYVFAAIDAGCAAVRVNPGNIKKFDDRIGEIAKAAGDAGIPIRIGVNAGSLDKRLLDKYGKATPEALAESALWEASLFEEHGYRDLKISVKHHDPVVMIQAYRLLAARCDYPLHLGVTEAGPTFQGTVKSAVAFGALLAEGIGDTIRVSLSAPPVEEVKVGLAILESLGLRQRRLEIVSCPSCGRAQVDVYTLAEQVQAGLEGMTVPIRVAVMGCVVNGPGEAREADLGVASGNGKGQIFVKGQVVKTVPEAAIVETLIEEALKIAAEMEAAGVASGEPAVSVS; this is encoded by the coding sequence ATGACCTCGATCCCGCTCGGGATGCCGCCGATCCCGCCGCCGCCGCTCGCGCCGCGCCGGGAGAGTCGGCAGATCCATGTCGGGCGGGTCCCGGTCGGCGGTGGCGCGCCGGTCTCCGTGCAGTCGATGACGACGACGAAGACCGCGGACGTCGACGCCACCCTTCAGCAGATCGCCGAGCTGACCGCCGCGGGCTGCGAGATCGTCCGGGTCGCCGTGCCGGACACCGACGACGCCGAGGCGCTGGGCGAGATCGCGAAGCACTCGCAGATCCCGGTCATTGCCGACATCCACTTTCAGCCGCGGTACGTGTTCGCCGCGATCGACGCCGGATGTGCCGCGGTCCGGGTCAACCCCGGAAACATCAAGAAGTTCGACGACCGGATCGGGGAGATCGCGAAGGCCGCGGGCGACGCCGGAATCCCGATCCGCATCGGAGTCAACGCCGGCTCGCTCGACAAGCGCCTGCTGGATAAGTACGGCAAGGCCACGCCGGAGGCGCTCGCCGAGTCCGCGCTGTGGGAGGCGTCGCTGTTCGAGGAGCACGGCTACCGTGACCTCAAGATTTCGGTCAAGCACCACGACCCGGTGGTGATGATCCAGGCCTATCGGCTGCTCGCCGCCCGGTGCGACTACCCGCTGCACCTCGGCGTCACCGAGGCCGGGCCGACCTTCCAGGGCACGGTGAAATCCGCCGTCGCCTTCGGCGCGCTGCTCGCCGAGGGGATCGGCGACACGATCCGGGTCTCGCTGTCGGCCCCCCCGGTCGAGGAGGTCAAGGTCGGGCTGGCGATCCTCGAGTCGCTCGGCCTGCGGCAGCGCCGGTTGGAGATCGTGTCCTGCCCGTCCTGCGGACGGGCTCAGGTCGACGTCTACACCCTCGCCGAACAGGTCCAGGCCGGCCTGGAGGGGATGACCGTCCCGATCCGGGTTGCCGTGATGGGCTGCGTCGTCAACGGACCCGGGGAGGCTCGAGAGGCCGATCTCGGGGTCGCCTCCGGTAACGGTAAGGGGCAGATCTTCGTCAAGGGGCAGGTCGTGAAAACCGTTCCGGAGGCGGCCATCGTCGAGACCCTCATCGAGGAGGCGCTGAAGATCGCTGCCGAGATGGAGGCCGCCGGGGTGGCCTCGGGAGAGCCGGCCGTCTCGGTCAGCTGA
- the pyrH gene encoding UMP kinase, with translation MTSEEGAVTPRAAETHDAPVWTRVMLKLSGEVFGGGRLGVDPDVVQAISRQLAEVVARGVQTAVVVGGGNFFRGHELAERGMDRARADYMGMLGTVMNCLALQDFLEKLGVETRVQTAIQMGQVAEPYIPRRAVRHMEKGRVVIFGAGLGAPFFSTDTCAAQRSLEVGAQVLLKATHVDGVYDADPRTHPDAVRFDRLDYAEVLARGLKVMDAAAISLCMDNFLPVVVFDLLEEASVSRAVRGEKIGTLIAPPAS, from the coding sequence ATGACCAGCGAGGAGGGCGCCGTGACGCCTCGGGCGGCCGAAACGCACGACGCTCCGGTATGGACCCGGGTCATGCTGAAACTGTCCGGTGAGGTCTTCGGCGGCGGCCGCCTCGGGGTCGACCCGGACGTGGTCCAGGCGATCTCTCGGCAGCTGGCCGAGGTCGTGGCCCGCGGTGTGCAGACCGCTGTCGTCGTCGGCGGGGGGAACTTCTTCCGCGGTCACGAGTTGGCGGAGCGGGGAATGGACCGGGCCCGGGCCGACTACATGGGCATGCTCGGGACGGTGATGAACTGCCTGGCGTTGCAGGATTTCCTGGAGAAGCTCGGCGTCGAGACCCGGGTGCAGACCGCCATCCAGATGGGTCAGGTCGCCGAGCCTTACATCCCGCGCCGGGCGGTGCGACACATGGAAAAGGGGCGGGTCGTCATCTTCGGTGCGGGTCTGGGTGCCCCGTTCTTCTCCACCGACACCTGCGCTGCTCAGCGCTCGCTGGAGGTGGGCGCGCAAGTCCTGCTCAAGGCGACGCATGTCGACGGCGTCTACGACGCCGATCCGCGGACCCATCCCGACGCGGTGCGCTTCGACCGGCTCGACTATGCCGAGGTGCTTGCCCGAGGGCTCAAGGTCATGGACGCGGCGGCGATCAGCCTATGTATGGACAACTTCCTGCCGGTGGTGGTGTTCGACCTGCTCGAGGAGGCCAGCGTCTCCCGGGCGGTGCGCGGGGAGAAGATCGGCACGCTGATCGCCCCGCCGGCGTCGTGA
- the rimP gene encoding ribosome maturation factor RimP — MTKPSTRDLLRELLEPVVAAHGYDLEDVGVTPAGRRRLVRVVIDGDAGVDLDDVARVSAASSAALDAADAMGTGGYVLEVSSPGVDRPLVAPRHWRRARGHLVRVALSGGGDLVGRVVDADEAGMVIDVAGSPRRLGYDEVARAQVQVEFQRASGEPAP; from the coding sequence ATGACCAAGCCCTCGACCCGCGACCTGCTCCGTGAACTGCTCGAGCCGGTGGTGGCCGCGCACGGCTACGACCTCGAAGATGTCGGGGTCACCCCGGCCGGGCGCCGCCGGCTGGTCCGGGTAGTGATCGACGGCGACGCCGGCGTCGACCTCGACGACGTGGCCCGGGTCAGTGCGGCGAGCTCCGCGGCCCTAGACGCCGCGGATGCCATGGGTACCGGCGGCTACGTCCTGGAGGTCTCTTCGCCGGGGGTCGACCGTCCGCTCGTCGCCCCACGGCACTGGCGGCGAGCCCGCGGCCATCTGGTCAGGGTGGCGCTGTCCGGCGGCGGGGATCTGGTCGGCAGGGTCGTAGATGCCGATGAGGCGGGGATGGTCATCGACGTGGCCGGATCGCCACGGCGGCTCGGCTACGACGAGGTAGCTCGCGCACAGGTTCAGGTCGAGTTCCAGCGCGCATCCGGGGAGCCCGCGCCGTGA
- a CDS encoding GNAT family N-acetyltransferase: MLRTVPLRVLDDRDLPVALDLLDRDPIANVFVRSRIDAVGLDPWRLGAEVWGHPGDGRLSALCYAGANLVPVGADDAAIRAFADRARRQGRRCSSIVGPAEMVAPLWRLLGPSWGRPREVRERQPLLTIGRPPRLAGDPAVRPVRLEELDILLPACIAMFTEEVGVSPVAADGGALYRARIAELIGQGRAFARIDDGRVVFKAEIGALARDACQVQGVWVDPELRGRGLGSHGMAAVVAQAQASLAPVVSLYVNDFNDIARRAYDRVGFAEVGRFMSVLF, translated from the coding sequence ATGTTGCGAACCGTGCCACTGCGGGTGCTGGACGACCGGGACCTGCCGGTCGCGCTCGATCTGCTCGACCGCGATCCGATCGCCAACGTCTTCGTCCGCTCCCGGATCGACGCGGTCGGCCTTGACCCCTGGCGGCTCGGCGCCGAGGTGTGGGGACACCCGGGCGACGGCCGGTTGTCCGCGCTCTGCTACGCCGGAGCCAACCTGGTCCCGGTCGGTGCTGACGACGCGGCGATCCGGGCGTTCGCCGACCGGGCCCGTCGGCAGGGTCGGCGTTGCTCGTCGATCGTCGGGCCGGCCGAGATGGTGGCGCCGCTTTGGCGACTGCTCGGGCCGTCCTGGGGGCGGCCGCGCGAGGTCCGGGAGCGCCAGCCGCTGCTGACCATCGGCCGACCGCCGCGGTTGGCCGGTGATCCTGCCGTGCGCCCGGTGCGGCTCGAGGAGCTGGACATCCTGCTCCCGGCCTGCATCGCCATGTTCACCGAGGAGGTGGGGGTCTCCCCGGTTGCGGCGGACGGCGGCGCCCTGTACCGCGCGAGGATCGCCGAGCTGATCGGCCAGGGCCGGGCCTTCGCCCGGATCGACGATGGCCGGGTCGTGTTCAAGGCTGAGATCGGTGCGCTGGCGCGCGACGCCTGCCAGGTGCAGGGGGTGTGGGTCGACCCGGAGCTGCGCGGCCGCGGACTTGGCAGCCACGGCATGGCGGCGGTCGTCGCGCAGGCCCAGGCGTCGCTGGCGCCGGTGGTCAGCCTCTACGTCAACGACTTCAACGACATCGCCCGTCGGGCCTACGATCGGGTCGGCTTCGCCGAGGTCGGCCGTTTCATGTCGGTCCTGTTCTGA
- a CDS encoding ferritin-like domain-containing protein — MTAQVAALQAALVAEAAASYGYGVVGAHLTGSLEQLAASALATHTGRADRLAELLRRDGARPGPVPPAFALPFPVTGPASALELAEQLEDGTAGVYYDLIGSTANPGLREFAAEALVDAAGRAARWRAATGPFDPGVTTSFPGREAP; from the coding sequence ATGACCGCTCAGGTCGCCGCGCTCCAGGCGGCGCTCGTCGCTGAGGCGGCGGCCAGCTACGGCTACGGGGTCGTCGGGGCCCACCTGACCGGCAGTCTGGAACAGTTGGCGGCTTCCGCGCTCGCGACCCACACCGGTCGGGCCGACCGGTTGGCCGAGCTGCTCCGCCGCGACGGGGCCCGGCCCGGACCGGTCCCCCCGGCCTTCGCGCTGCCGTTCCCGGTCACCGGCCCGGCGTCCGCCCTCGAGCTCGCCGAGCAGCTCGAGGACGGCACGGCCGGGGTCTACTACGACCTGATCGGGAGCACCGCGAACCCGGGGCTGCGCGAATTCGCCGCCGAAGCCCTGGTCGATGCCGCCGGCCGGGCGGCCCGCTGGCGCGCCGCGACGGGCCCTTTCGACCCCGGCGTCACCACCTCGTTCCCGGGGCGCGAGGCCCCCTGA
- the dxr gene encoding 1-deoxy-D-xylulose-5-phosphate reductoisomerase: MTRDVVLLGSTGSIGRQALDVVARNPERFRVIGLAAAGSDPAQLAAQAARTGAEVVAVSRPEAAAAVRDALNGGVKLLVGPDAVAELAGWPCDVVLNAVAGAAGLGATLAALDAGRRLALANKESLIIGGPLIADRVDRIVAVDSEHSALAQCLRGGSPGEVRRLVLTASGGPFRGRTRSELGAVTPAEALAHPTWDMGPLVTVNSATLVNKGLEVIEANLLFGIPLDRIDVVVHPQSVVHSLVEFSDGATIAQASPPDMRLPIALALGWPDRVPDAAPALDWTAAACWQFEPLDEQTFPAVRLAREVGAGGGTLPAAYNAANEVCVAAFLAGRLGFLDIVDTVERVVAEHLPHQSGLRLADVLEADGWARRRAREITRIEEFQA; encoded by the coding sequence GTGACCCGCGACGTCGTGCTGCTCGGTAGCACCGGCTCGATCGGCCGGCAGGCCCTCGACGTCGTCGCGCGCAATCCGGAGCGGTTCCGCGTCATCGGGCTCGCGGCCGCCGGTTCGGACCCCGCGCAGCTCGCCGCCCAGGCGGCCCGGACCGGGGCGGAGGTGGTCGCGGTAAGCCGCCCCGAGGCGGCGGCGGCGGTGCGCGACGCGCTGAACGGTGGGGTAAAGCTGCTGGTCGGCCCGGACGCCGTCGCCGAGTTGGCCGGCTGGCCCTGCGACGTCGTGCTCAACGCCGTCGCCGGCGCCGCCGGCCTGGGTGCCACGCTCGCCGCGCTCGACGCCGGGCGCCGGCTCGCGCTCGCGAACAAGGAGTCGCTCATCATCGGCGGCCCGCTAATCGCCGACCGGGTGGACCGGATCGTGGCGGTGGACTCCGAGCACTCGGCGCTGGCGCAGTGCCTGCGTGGCGGCTCCCCTGGCGAGGTGCGCCGCCTGGTCCTCACGGCCAGCGGGGGTCCGTTCCGCGGCCGGACCAGGTCCGAGCTGGGTGCGGTCACCCCCGCGGAGGCGCTCGCGCATCCGACGTGGGACATGGGCCCGCTGGTAACGGTGAACTCGGCGACGCTGGTGAACAAAGGTCTCGAGGTGATCGAGGCGAACCTGCTGTTCGGGATCCCGCTGGACCGGATCGACGTGGTTGTCCATCCGCAGTCGGTGGTGCATTCGCTGGTGGAATTCAGCGACGGAGCGACGATCGCGCAGGCCTCGCCTCCGGACATGCGACTGCCGATCGCGCTCGCCCTGGGCTGGCCGGACCGGGTGCCCGACGCCGCCCCCGCGCTGGACTGGACCGCGGCGGCCTGTTGGCAGTTCGAGCCGCTCGACGAGCAGACTTTCCCGGCCGTGCGGCTGGCCCGGGAGGTCGGCGCCGGAGGCGGCACCCTGCCGGCCGCGTACAACGCGGCGAACGAGGTGTGCGTCGCCGCATTCCTCGCCGGTCGGCTCGGCTTCCTCGACATCGTCGACACCGTCGAGCGGGTCGTCGCCGAGCACCTGCCCCACCAGTCCGGGCTGCGACTTGCCGATGTCCTAGAAGCCGACGGCTGGGCCCGCCGGCGGGCCCGCGAGATCACCCGGATCGAGGAGTTCCAGGCATGA
- the nusA gene encoding transcription termination factor NusA: MNIDMAALKSLAREKDVSFDTVIEAIEVALLSAYQRADDAYEHARIELDRKTGAVAVFAREVGPDEELGVEFDHTPPGFSRIAATTARQVILQRLRDAEQELTYGEYAGREGDIVSGVVQQHDPRPEVRGERRPVFVDLGKVEAVLPVSEQVPGETYLHGDRLRVYVVQVHKTVRGPSINVSRTHPNLVRKLFALEVPEIADGSVEIVAVAREAGHRTKIAVRSLVPGIRARGACIGPVGARVRAVVAELHGEKIDIVDWDADPARFVGHALSPANVSEVRVVDLENRAARVIVPDYQLSLAIGREGQNARLAARLTGWRIDIRSDSERPLGDAPVGEDGPVTTDA, translated from the coding sequence GTGAACATCGACATGGCGGCGTTGAAGAGCCTGGCCCGGGAGAAGGACGTGTCCTTCGACACGGTCATCGAAGCGATCGAGGTCGCCCTGCTCTCCGCCTACCAGCGGGCGGACGACGCCTACGAGCACGCTCGGATCGAACTCGACCGCAAGACCGGGGCGGTCGCGGTGTTCGCGCGGGAGGTTGGTCCGGACGAGGAGCTCGGGGTCGAGTTCGACCACACCCCGCCGGGCTTCTCCCGGATCGCTGCGACCACGGCCCGGCAGGTCATCCTCCAGCGGCTCCGCGACGCCGAGCAGGAGCTCACCTACGGTGAGTACGCCGGCCGGGAGGGCGACATCGTCAGCGGGGTTGTGCAGCAACACGACCCTCGCCCGGAGGTCCGCGGTGAACGTCGCCCGGTGTTCGTCGACCTCGGCAAGGTCGAGGCGGTGCTGCCGGTCTCCGAGCAGGTGCCGGGGGAGACCTACCTGCACGGTGACCGACTGCGGGTCTACGTCGTGCAGGTGCACAAGACCGTGCGCGGGCCGTCGATCAACGTCTCGCGGACCCATCCCAATCTGGTGCGCAAGCTGTTCGCCCTCGAGGTGCCCGAGATCGCCGACGGTTCGGTCGAGATCGTCGCGGTCGCCCGCGAGGCCGGCCACCGGACCAAGATCGCCGTGCGATCTCTGGTGCCCGGCATCCGGGCCCGCGGGGCCTGCATCGGCCCAGTCGGCGCCCGGGTCCGGGCCGTGGTTGCCGAGTTGCACGGCGAGAAGATCGACATCGTCGACTGGGATGCCGATCCGGCCCGGTTCGTCGGGCACGCGCTGTCCCCGGCGAACGTCTCCGAGGTGCGCGTCGTCGATCTGGAGAATCGGGCCGCCCGGGTCATCGTGCCGGACTACCAGCTGTCCCTGGCGATTGGCCGGGAGGGTCAGAACGCTCGGCTGGCGGCCCGGCTCACCGGCTGGCGGATCGACATCCGGTCCGACTCCGAGCGGCCGCTCGGCGACGCCCCGGTG
- a CDS encoding phosphatidate cytidylyltransferase, whose amino-acid sequence MTGVDTEPTAAAAPGRAGRNLPVAIGVGLALGGLLLGTLYTYRPAFLVVVVAAVSVGLWELVHSLRSAGPAAPFVPLAVGSAAMLCLAYVDGSEAMVVAGLLTAVAVVVWRLAGGPAHVLPDIAAALFALLYVPFLTGFAILLVVPADGARRVTVFIATVVCSDVGGYAAGVLAGRHLMAPTISPKKSWEGFAGSTIACATFGGLTVPFLLGGAVWQGVVFGLAMVCTATLGDLGESMIKRDLGVKDMGRVLPGHGGLMDRLDSLLPSAPVAWLLLSAFVPHVHH is encoded by the coding sequence ATGACCGGCGTCGACACCGAGCCCACGGCTGCCGCTGCCCCGGGGCGGGCCGGTCGGAACCTGCCAGTCGCGATCGGGGTCGGTCTCGCCCTCGGGGGGTTGCTCCTGGGCACGCTGTACACGTACCGGCCGGCATTCCTCGTCGTCGTCGTCGCCGCGGTCAGCGTCGGTCTGTGGGAGCTCGTGCATTCCCTGCGCTCGGCCGGCCCGGCAGCGCCCTTCGTGCCGCTCGCCGTCGGCAGCGCCGCGATGTTGTGCCTGGCCTACGTCGACGGCTCCGAAGCCATGGTCGTCGCCGGGCTGCTGACCGCGGTTGCCGTGGTGGTCTGGCGCCTCGCGGGGGGACCCGCCCACGTGCTGCCCGACATCGCTGCCGCATTGTTCGCATTGCTGTACGTGCCGTTCCTGACCGGGTTCGCCATCCTGCTCGTCGTGCCGGCGGACGGTGCCCGCCGGGTCACGGTGTTCATCGCGACGGTCGTCTGCTCCGACGTCGGCGGGTATGCCGCAGGTGTCCTCGCCGGGCGGCATCTCATGGCCCCCACGATCAGCCCCAAGAAATCCTGGGAGGGATTTGCCGGCTCGACGATCGCATGCGCGACGTTCGGCGGGTTGACGGTGCCGTTCCTGCTCGGCGGGGCGGTCTGGCAGGGCGTGGTATTCGGCCTGGCCATGGTCTGCACCGCGACCCTCGGGGACCTCGGAGAGTCGATGATCAAGCGGGATCTCGGGGTCAAGGACATGGGCCGCGTGTTGCCCGGCCACGGCGGACTGATGGACCGGCTCGACTCGTTGCTCCCGAGCGCCCCGGTCGCCTGGCTGCTGCTCAGCGCGTTCGTCCCGCACGTGCACCACTGA
- a CDS encoding site-2 protease family protein — translation MTAVGVLAFVFVLLTSVMLHEAGHFVTAKHYGMKATRFFVGFGPTLLSFRRGETEYGIKAIPAGGFVKIVGMTPLEAVEPGDEDRVFYKQPARQRVVVLAAGSFVHFVLAILLTYLVLVFAGDFTSTQQQVSVGGVTPCVTVGDTQRGCPPGAPAAPAQGKLLAGDRIVAVDGHPLTDPTQLTGAVTSHVGRPLGLTVIRHGARVAVSVTPVAVRQGNGTIGRIGIAVSATGVYPTYGPLAAVPRTFGSLGFYLSATGKALASLPSTLREDLAGKRSPNGALSVLGVANVSGQIASASRVPLHLRVGQFLSIMAQLNFFIGIFNLLPLLPLDGGHIAILAFEGLRRRLYRLLRRGDPGRVDINKVLPLTYAFVVLFVGVAAVLLYADIAHPLNLSG, via the coding sequence ATGACCGCCGTCGGTGTGCTCGCCTTCGTGTTCGTGCTGCTCACCTCGGTCATGCTGCATGAGGCCGGGCACTTCGTGACCGCGAAGCACTACGGCATGAAGGCGACCCGATTCTTCGTCGGCTTCGGGCCCACCCTCTTGTCGTTCCGGCGCGGCGAAACCGAGTACGGGATCAAGGCCATCCCGGCCGGCGGCTTCGTCAAGATCGTGGGGATGACGCCGCTCGAGGCGGTCGAACCGGGCGACGAGGACCGGGTCTTCTACAAGCAGCCGGCCCGGCAGCGAGTCGTGGTGCTCGCCGCCGGCTCGTTCGTGCACTTCGTGCTGGCGATCCTGCTTACCTATCTGGTGCTCGTGTTCGCCGGTGACTTCACCTCGACCCAGCAGCAGGTCTCCGTCGGCGGCGTCACCCCGTGCGTCACGGTCGGTGACACCCAGCGGGGCTGCCCGCCCGGGGCGCCGGCCGCGCCGGCGCAGGGAAAGCTGCTCGCGGGCGATCGGATCGTCGCTGTGGACGGGCATCCGCTCACGGACCCGACCCAATTGACGGGCGCGGTGACCTCCCACGTCGGCCGTCCGCTCGGGCTGACGGTGATCCGCCACGGCGCCCGGGTCGCGGTGAGCGTCACGCCCGTGGCCGTTCGGCAGGGGAACGGGACGATCGGCCGGATCGGGATCGCGGTCTCCGCGACCGGGGTGTATCCGACGTACGGCCCACTGGCGGCGGTGCCCCGCACGTTCGGTTCGCTCGGCTTCTACCTGAGCGCCACCGGGAAGGCCCTCGCCAGCCTGCCATCCACGCTGCGCGAAGACCTGGCCGGCAAGCGCAGTCCGAACGGCGCGCTCAGCGTCCTCGGGGTGGCCAACGTGAGCGGGCAGATCGCCAGTGCCTCCCGGGTACCGCTGCACCTCAGGGTCGGTCAGTTCCTCTCGATCATGGCGCAGCTCAACTTCTTCATCGGCATCTTCAACCTGCTTCCGCTGCTGCCACTCGACGGCGGCCACATCGCGATCCTGGCCTTCGAGGGCCTGCGCCGCCGGCTGTACCGGCTGCTGCGCCGTGGGGATCCCGGTCGCGTCGACATCAACAAGGTCCTGCCGCTCACGTACGCTTTCGTCGTGCTGTTCGTCGGGGTCGCGGCGGTTCTGCTCTACGCCGACATCGCCCACCCGCTCAACCTCTCCGGATAG
- the tsf gene encoding translation elongation factor Ts: MAEITTADIKKLRELTGAGMSDTKQALVAADGDFDKAIESLRLKGLKGVVKRGERTASNGLVTAWLDGTRAGTLLELNCETDFVAKSERFQALAADVLRTVVERRPADVAELLGGPLAGAEDITVEAHLSEAGIALSEKLEVNRFVTFEGAYVAAYLHRTSPDLPPTIGVLVELGGENAELASDLAKHVSWAAPQFLARDEVPAGTVETERRIAEQLAREEGKPEAALSKIVEGRVSGFYKEVVLLEQAFVKDNKRTVGQILEEGGLSLVRFARFKVGEA; the protein is encoded by the coding sequence ATGGCTGAGATCACGACGGCTGACATCAAGAAGCTCCGGGAGTTGACCGGCGCTGGCATGTCCGACACGAAGCAGGCGCTCGTCGCCGCTGACGGCGACTTCGACAAGGCGATCGAAAGCCTCCGCCTCAAAGGTCTCAAGGGCGTCGTCAAGCGTGGGGAGCGAACCGCCTCCAACGGGCTGGTCACCGCCTGGCTCGACGGCACCCGCGCAGGCACCCTGCTCGAGCTGAACTGCGAGACCGATTTCGTCGCGAAGAGCGAGCGGTTTCAAGCGCTCGCTGCCGACGTCCTGCGCACTGTCGTCGAACGGCGCCCGGCGGACGTCGCGGAGCTGCTGGGCGGCCCGTTGGCCGGTGCCGAGGACATTACGGTCGAAGCCCATCTCAGCGAAGCCGGGATAGCGCTCAGCGAGAAACTCGAGGTCAACCGCTTCGTCACCTTCGAAGGTGCGTACGTGGCGGCCTACCTGCACCGCACGAGCCCCGACCTGCCCCCGACCATCGGGGTCCTCGTCGAGCTCGGCGGCGAGAACGCGGAGCTGGCCAGCGACCTTGCGAAGCACGTGTCCTGGGCCGCCCCGCAGTTCCTTGCCCGGGACGAGGTTCCGGCCGGCACGGTGGAGACCGAGCGGCGGATCGCGGAGCAGCTGGCCCGCGAGGAGGGCAAGCCGGAGGCTGCGCTCTCCAAGATCGTCGAAGGTCGGGTGAGTGGCTTCTACAAGGAGGTAGTCCTGCTCGAGCAGGCCTTCGTGAAGGACAACAAGCGCACGGTCGGCCAGATCCTCGAGGAGGGTGGCCTCAGCTTGGTGCGTTTCGCCCGCTTCAAGGTCGGCGAGGCGTAG